From the Bacillus sp. SM2101 genome, one window contains:
- a CDS encoding 4Fe-4S single cluster domain-containing protein — MSSLRISRIEKKTRVEGPGLRYAIWVQGCLIRCEGCFNPHTWDMNGGIVQDIDEIFSDIESTSQTTPELEGVTFLGGEPFHQAQELSILASKIKKIGLSIVTFTGYDYASIINSNNPNWHRLIKATDLLIDGPYIESKHDLSYPWIGSKNQKYRFLSDVYKHLEDYLSTIQNKLEINIHPNGTITANGMANSVDLDMLLQLGYVRKEE, encoded by the coding sequence TTGTCTTCCTTGCGAATTTCTAGAATTGAGAAAAAGACTAGAGTTGAGGGACCTGGATTACGATATGCAATATGGGTTCAAGGATGTCTTATTAGATGTGAAGGATGTTTTAATCCACATACATGGGATATGAATGGTGGCATTGTACAAGATATTGACGAAATATTTAGTGATATTGAAAGTACTTCACAAACCACCCCAGAATTGGAGGGCGTTACTTTTTTAGGAGGAGAACCTTTCCATCAGGCTCAAGAATTAAGTATTCTAGCGAGTAAAATAAAAAAAATTGGTTTATCAATTGTAACATTTACAGGCTATGATTACGCTTCGATCATCAATTCCAATAATCCTAATTGGCATCGTTTAATAAAGGCTACCGATCTACTCATAGATGGTCCTTATATTGAAAGTAAGCATGATCTTAGCTATCCTTGGATTGGATCAAAAAACCAAAAATACCGCTTTTTATCTGATGTTTATAAACATCTTGAAGATTATCTTTCTACCATTCAGAATAAATTAGAAATAAATATACACCCGAACGGAACTATCACAGCGAATGGCATGGCTAATTCCGTTGATTTAGATATGTTACTTCAATTAGGTTATGTACGTAAGGAGGAATAG
- a CDS encoding helix-hairpin-helix domain-containing protein, producing MAPMYTGKGKYWELTNSWWILLTLLPFGITSFISFLFVGVRVKKPRWIVYGLVYLAVCIVVFILPTSGITALTALLFWIISVIHAYKIRPIYLIQLDVLQSKEKVLDNQKYSKLRQEAKERFNVSESTITRPPKPQTATKKRKLVNSEEITTPTPVDTVQVNKINLNIASEREIASIPEIGIILAKKVVIKRQEIGGFQSFKEFSEIMQLKERAIQNIEKKVTFSHVDHISKEKKSGRVIDY from the coding sequence ATGGCACCAATGTACACAGGGAAAGGTAAGTATTGGGAATTGACCAATAGCTGGTGGATACTATTAACTTTATTGCCTTTTGGCATAACTAGTTTTATAAGTTTCTTATTCGTTGGAGTGAGAGTAAAGAAACCACGTTGGATAGTGTATGGATTGGTTTATCTAGCAGTGTGTATTGTAGTATTTATTTTACCTACTTCAGGAATCACAGCATTAACTGCGCTTTTATTTTGGATCATTTCAGTAATCCATGCATACAAGATTCGTCCTATCTATCTGATCCAATTAGATGTCTTACAATCCAAAGAGAAAGTGTTGGACAATCAAAAATATTCGAAGCTACGACAAGAAGCTAAGGAAAGATTCAATGTATCAGAAAGTACAATAACTCGTCCTCCTAAGCCCCAAACTGCTACTAAAAAAAGGAAGCTAGTAAATTCAGAAGAAATTACTACACCAACCCCGGTAGATACCGTACAAGTAAATAAAATTAACCTTAACATAGCATCTGAAAGAGAAATTGCTTCTATACCAGAAATCGGAATTATTTTAGCTAAAAAAGTGGTGATTAAACGCCAAGAAATAGGTGGTTTTCAATCATTTAAAGAGTTCTCTGAAATAATGCAATTAAAAGAACGTGCTATTCAAAATATAGAGAAAAAAGTGACTTTTTCACATGTAGATCATATATCTAAGGAAAAGAAATCGGGAAGAGTCATTGATTATTAA
- a CDS encoding cytochrome D1 domain-containing protein has translation MPIAYVTNFTSGTVSVIDTKTHSAIATIQVENAPLSVTITPDGKLAYVVNSGSATISVIDIKTHCVVSTIQVGINPQFSKFSLDGKLAYVNNSSDVTISIIDVRTHSVIATVQIGLFPSSVAFTTDGKLAYIANFGSNTVSVIDVKTHSVIATVSVVLDPSFVAITSS, from the coding sequence ATGCCAATTGCGTATGTTACTAATTTTACAAGTGGTACCGTTTCTGTCATTGATACCAAAACCCATTCTGCGATTGCTACTATTCAAGTTGAAAATGCTCCTCTTTCGGTTACGATAACTCCTGATGGAAAACTTGCCTATGTTGTAAATTCTGGTAGTGCGACAATATCTGTCATTGATATTAAAACTCATTGCGTTGTTTCAACTATTCAAGTTGGAATAAATCCTCAGTTCTCTAAATTTAGTCTTGATGGAAAGCTTGCTTACGTTAATAATAGTTCTGATGTTACTATTTCCATTATTGATGTCAGAACTCATTCTGTGATTGCTACTGTTCAAATTGGTTTATTTCCTAGTTCGGTTGCTTTTACTACTGATGGAAAACTTGCTTACATTGCAAATTTTGGTAGTAACACTGTCTCCGTCATTGATGTCAAGACTCATTCTGTGATTGCTACTGTTTCAGTTGTGTTAGATCCTTCGTTTGTTGCTATTACTTCTAGTTAA